The Campylobacterota bacterium sequence TACCGACGCCGTTGGCACCGATTTTACGTACAGTGATGGTTTTGCTGACGCCTTCGCCGCGGACAGCAATACATACACCTTCGTAGTTTTGAACGCGAGATTTTTCACCTTCTGTAATGGTTACGGCCAAACGAAGGGTATCACCTGCGCGAAAGTCAGGAATTTCTTTACCGGCGATTTGCGCTTGCTCGAAGCTAGCGATGTACTTATTTTTCATAAGATGTCCTTATTTTATGCTTTAGAAGCTGCTCCGGCCTGAAGAATTTTGTTTTGCATTCAGACAGAGACGATTTTAGTGCATGAATTTTACTATGGTTTCCCTTTAAATATTCTGATGGGACAGCCATATTCTCATAAACAGCGGGTTTTCCAAACGTCGGTGCTTCCAAAAGTGGCGTTTCGAAGCTTTCGTAATCGAGCGATTCGCTGTTTCCGAGTACCCCTTCGAGATTTCGTACGATCGCATCGGTCATCACGAGGGAGGGCAGTTCACCCCCTGTGAGGACATAATCGCCTATGCTGAAGATTTCGTCGGCAAAGGTTTCGATCACCCGCTCGTCGATCCCTTCGTAGCGCCCGCTGACGAAAACGACGTGTCTTTTGGTCGCGAGACGCTTGGCGTCGTTCTGGGTAAACTGCTTTCCGACGGGTGCGGCAAAGATGACATGAGCATCCGAGGGCAGCGTACGCAGCGCATCAAAAAGCGGCTGCGGAACCATCACCATCCCCGCGCCGCCTCCGGCAGCCGTGTCGTCGACTTTGGCATGCTTGGACGTGCTGAAATCCCTCGGATTGAGATAGTCCACATCAAACCGTCCCGCCTCGATCGCCCGCTTGAGGATCGAATCCTGGAAGTATCCCTCGATCAGGTTGGAAAAGAGCGTAACGTAAGTGAAGCGCATCAGGAGGCTTCCAGGAGGTCCAGTCCGCCCCGGACGCGAACCGTTTTGGCCTCCGTGTCGCATGCGATGACGTAATGATCGATGTAGGGGATCAGAAACGTCGGGGGAAGCCCCCGTGCCGCGAGCGCCGCATCGGTCGCTACGAGAAGATAGTCCTGCGCGCCGATCCGCTCGATTTCACGGATCGTGCCCAGGCTCACCTCCCCCTCCGTGACGCTGAGGCCGATCAGGT is a genomic window containing:
- the trmD gene encoding tRNA (guanosine(37)-N1)-methyltransferase TrmD, which encodes MRFTYVTLFSNLIEGYFQDSILKRAIEAGRFDVDYLNPRDFSTSKHAKVDDTAAGGGAGMVMVPQPLFDALRTLPSDAHVIFAAPVGKQFTQNDAKRLATKRHVVFVSGRYEGIDERVIETFADEIFSIGDYVLTGGELPSLVMTDAIVRNLEGVLGNSESLDYESFETPLLEAPTFGKPAVYENMAVPSEYLKGNHSKIHALKSSLSECKTKFFRPEQLLKHKIRTSYEK
- the rplS gene encoding 50S ribosomal protein L19, with the protein product MKNKYIASFEQAQIAGKEIPDFRAGDTLRLAVTITEGEKSRVQNYEGVCIAVRGEGVSKTITVRKIGANGVGIERIFPIYSDSLEKIEVLRRGRVRRAKLFYLRDLAGKAARIKELRK